A single Dermacentor albipictus isolate Rhodes 1998 colony chromosome 3, USDA_Dalb.pri_finalv2, whole genome shotgun sequence DNA region contains:
- the LOC135905202 gene encoding CD9 antigen-like: MDEGVACVKYILITCNLLVWILGLGVLSVGIWIRSDPDFWVYQDNLPLSNYYNACYVVMAVGLLLLVLGFMGCCAAAIDSPCMLLTYFIAMFVLLIMECAVAGLVWKVADGDQLQHHLAVSIEQKLDTVIDDPKARRFMDLMQVHLECCGAISKHDYEVRDMTIPQSCSSSRTNNIFIYGCSENLRVLLERTGAVVGGLGLALGFVQIIVMIISLCLFCTIRQDSK, from the exons ATCCTGGGCCTCGGGGTTCTCTCTGTCGGCATCTGGATTCGTTCCGACCCGGACTTTTGGGTGTACCAGGACAACCTGCCACTGTCCAACTACTACAATGCCTGCTACGTGGTCATGGCCGTGGGCCTCCTGCTGCTTGTGCTGGGCTTCATGGGTTGCTGCGCCGCTGCCATCGacagcccctgcatgctgctcaCG TACTTCATCGCCATGTTCGTGCTGCTCATCATGGAATGCGCCGTTGCCGGCTTGGTGTGGAAGGTAGCCGATGGAGACCAG CTTCAGCATCACCTGGCTGTAAGCATAGAACAAAAACTGGACACAGTCATCGATGATCCCAAGGCCAGACGATTCATGGACCTCATGCAAGTTCAC CTTGAATGCTGCGGTGCCATCTCCAAGCATGACTACGAAGTCCGAGACATGACTATACCACAGTCGTGCAGCAGTTCCCGGACCAACAATATCTTTATATAC GGTTGCAGTGAAAACTTACGTGTCCTCCTTGAGAGAACAGGAGCCGTCGTGGGTGGCTTGGGTCTCGCGCTCGGGTTTGTGCAG ATCATCGTCATGATCATCTCTCTCTGCCTCTTTTGCACGATTCGGCAAGATTCGAAGTAA